Proteins found in one Ctenopharyngodon idella isolate HZGC_01 chromosome 16, HZGC01, whole genome shotgun sequence genomic segment:
- the tcea3 gene encoding transcription elongation factor A protein 3 isoform X5: MTREEDLLRIAKKLDKMVSRNNMDGALDLLRELKNFNMTLKLLQDTRIGMSVNGIRKHCTDEDVVNLAKILIKNWKKLLESAQNQKSEKTNENGSHPSKPSGSPNRTSPERDSSPRRLTTEIKPDLDFNKKPDEKHRREKRDAELRNKKQESDQKKEKQSINNKKELERKDAPVDFFPPASIIYHHPLRRSSVDVKKERKDTLGSLQSLPLQSHPPKRPFIDGKKERKDAHELLFPLHHHPHPPLPPPPIPIPKRSSEVKKERKDPSETLPPPAPVLSLPPPPKRPSLEEPKERAKKEIDPNAPLPPLPFHLHPPQKREMKKERKETAAPSAPLPPVPLHLQPPTPTKRPSLDTNKDKEKERKDTSDPKRRTSEHNEKDRKDTRHSKPLKRPSMKLKIERKDFTDSKKLHPRKLSIEGRRESKDSTDSKSSHHLLKRQSSETKLERRDSTSSRYGNSPQAKKYRECKSKPETPKTPTTPTSPLSPSLSSSVGPLSPRLQTGDSIRDKCIEMLTAALRTDDDFKDYGANCEGMAAEIEDHIYQEIKATDMKYKNRVRSRISNLKDPKNPNLRKNVLAGAIELSRIATMTAEEMASDELKQLRNVLTQEAIREHQMAKTGGTTTDLLQCGKCRKKNCTYNQVQTRSADEPMTTFVLCNECGNRWKFC, encoded by the exons ATGACGCGAGAGGAGGACCTGTTGCGGATTGCTAAAAAACTAGACAAGATGGTGTCTAGAAATAACATG GACGGAGCTCTAGATCTTCTGAGAGAATTGAAAAATTTCAACATGACACTGAAGCTTCTTCAG GATACAAGAATTGGCATGTCTGTCAACGGAATAAGAAAACATTGCACAGATGAGGATGTTGTCAACTTGGCAAAGATTCTTATCAAAAACTGGAAGAAGCTTTTAG AATCAGCTCAAAACCAAAAGTCTGAGAAGACAAATGAGAATGGCAGTCATCCAAGCAAGCCATCAGGGTCACCCAACAGGACTTCTCCTGAGAGAGACTCCAG TCCACGAAGGTTGACAACGGAAATTAAACCAGACTTAGACTTCAACAAGAAACCCGATGAAAAACACAGAAGAGAGAAACGAGATGCAGAGCTCAGgaacaaaaaacaagaaagtgaccagaaaaaagagaaacaatCTATTAACAATAAAAAGGAGCTAGAGAG GAAAGATGCTCCCGTTGATTTTTTCCCTCCTGCTTCGATCATTTATCACCATCCTCTAAGACGCTCATCAGTAGATGTAAAGAAAGAGAG AAAAGACACTCTGGGTTCTTTACAGTCTCTTCCTCTTCAGTCTCATCCCCCTAAGCGTCCCTTCATagatggaaagaaagaaag GAAAGACGCACATGAACTTCTTTTTCCTCTTCATCATCACCCTCATCCTccacttcctcctcctcctaTTCCTATCCCTAAGCGCTCATCAGAAGTGAAGAAAGAAAG GAAAGATCCTTCTGAAACTTTACCTCCTCCTGCTCCTGTCctttctcttcctcctcctcccaaACGTCCATCACTAGAGGAGCCCAAAGAAAG GGCAAAGAAAGAAATTGATCCGAATGCCCCTCTTCCTCCTTTACCTTTTCATCTACATCCTCCTCAGAAACGAGAGATGAAGAAAGAAAG AAAAGAAACAGCGGCTCCCAGTGCTCCTCTCCCTCCTGTTCCTCTTCATCTTCAACCTCCTACACCTACAAAACGTCCCTCATTAGACACAaataaagacaaagagaaagaaag AAAAGACACATCAGACCCGAAGCGACGGACGTCTGAACACAATGAGAAAGATAG aaaagaCACAAGACACAGTAAACCACTCAAAAGACCATCAATGAAGCTCAAGATTGAGAG AAAGGACTTCACCGATTCCAAAAAGCTCCATCCTAGAAAGCTGAGCATAGAAGGACGGAGAGAAAG TAAGGACTCTACCGACTCCAAGTCAAGCCATCACCTTTTAAAACGACAATCAAGTGAAACTAAATTGGAGAG GAGAGATTCTACTAGCTCAAGGTATGGCAACTCACCTCAGGCCAAGAAATATAGGGAATG CAAGAGTAAACCAGAGACCCCAAAGACGCCTACAACACCCACAAGCCCCCTCTCTCCGTCGCTTAGCTCCAGTGTGGGTCCTTTATCTCCTCGTCTGCAAACCGGGGATTCCATCAGGGACAAATGCATTGAAATGCTGACTGCTGCCCTACGTACAGATG ATGACTTTAAAGACTATGGGGCAAACTGTGAGGGCATGGCAGCGGAAATAGAGGATCATATC TACCAGGAGATAAAAGCCACAGACATGAAATACAAGAACAGAGTCCGCAGCCGCATAAGTAACCTGAAGGATCCTAAAAATCCCAATCTGCGTAAAAATGTCTTAGCTGGAGCCATCGAGTTGAGCCGCATCGCCACCATGACTGCTGAG GAAATGGCTAGTGATGAACTGAAACAGTTAAGGAACGTGTTGACCCAGGAGGCCATTCGAGAACATCAGATGGCAAAGACTGGAGGAACCACAACTGACCTGCTGCAGTGTGGCAAGTGCAGGAAGAAAAACTGCACCTACAACCAG GTGCAAACCCGGAGTGCTGATGAACCAATGACCACATTTGTGTTGTGCAATGAATGTGGTAATCGCTGGAAG ttcTGTTAA
- the tcea3 gene encoding transcription elongation factor A protein 3 isoform X6, translating into MTREEDLLRIAKKLDKMVSRNNMDGALDLLRELKNFNMTLKLLQDTRIGMSVNGIRKHCTDEDVVNLAKILIKNWKKLLESAQNQKSEKTNENGSHPSKPSGSPNRTSPERDSSPRRLTTEIKPDLDFNKKPDEKHRREKRDAELRNKKQESDQKKEKQSINNKKELERKDALNSDHLPSQKTHSSPPPKCPLPSGEVKRESTTKCPTRKDAPVDFFPPASIIYHHPLRRSSVDVKKERKDTLGSLQSLPLQSHPPKRPFIDGKKERAKKEIDPNAPLPPLPFHLHPPQKREMKKERKETAAPSAPLPPVPLHLQPPTPTKRPSLDTNKDKEKERKDTSDPKRRTSEHNEKDRKDTRHSKPLKRPSMKLKIERKDFTDSKKLHPRKLSIEGRRESKDSTDSKSSHHLLKRQSSETKLERRDSTSSRYGNSPQAKKYRECKSKPETPKTPTTPTSPLSPSLSSSVGPLSPRLQTGDSIRDKCIEMLTAALRTDDDFKDYGANCEGMAAEIEDHIYQEIKATDMKYKNRVRSRISNLKDPKNPNLRKNVLAGAIELSRIATMTAEEMASDELKQLRNVLTQEAIREHQMAKTGGTTTDLLQCGKCRKKNCTYNQVQTRSADEPMTTFVLCNECGNRWKFC; encoded by the exons ATGACGCGAGAGGAGGACCTGTTGCGGATTGCTAAAAAACTAGACAAGATGGTGTCTAGAAATAACATG GACGGAGCTCTAGATCTTCTGAGAGAATTGAAAAATTTCAACATGACACTGAAGCTTCTTCAG GATACAAGAATTGGCATGTCTGTCAACGGAATAAGAAAACATTGCACAGATGAGGATGTTGTCAACTTGGCAAAGATTCTTATCAAAAACTGGAAGAAGCTTTTAG AATCAGCTCAAAACCAAAAGTCTGAGAAGACAAATGAGAATGGCAGTCATCCAAGCAAGCCATCAGGGTCACCCAACAGGACTTCTCCTGAGAGAGACTCCAG TCCACGAAGGTTGACAACGGAAATTAAACCAGACTTAGACTTCAACAAGAAACCCGATGAAAAACACAGAAGAGAGAAACGAGATGCAGAGCTCAGgaacaaaaaacaagaaagtgaccagaaaaaagagaaacaatCTATTAACAATAAAAAGGAGCTAGAGAG GAAAGACGCATTGAACAGTGATCATCTTCCCTCCCAAAAGACGCATTCGTCTCCGCCCCCTAAGTGTCCTCTTCCATCTGGGGAAGTGAAGAGGGAGAG CACAACAAAATGTCCAACAAG GAAAGATGCTCCCGTTGATTTTTTCCCTCCTGCTTCGATCATTTATCACCATCCTCTAAGACGCTCATCAGTAGATGTAAAGAAAGAGAG AAAAGACACTCTGGGTTCTTTACAGTCTCTTCCTCTTCAGTCTCATCCCCCTAAGCGTCCCTTCATagatggaaagaaagaaag GGCAAAGAAAGAAATTGATCCGAATGCCCCTCTTCCTCCTTTACCTTTTCATCTACATCCTCCTCAGAAACGAGAGATGAAGAAAGAAAG AAAAGAAACAGCGGCTCCCAGTGCTCCTCTCCCTCCTGTTCCTCTTCATCTTCAACCTCCTACACCTACAAAACGTCCCTCATTAGACACAaataaagacaaagagaaagaaag AAAAGACACATCAGACCCGAAGCGACGGACGTCTGAACACAATGAGAAAGATAG aaaagaCACAAGACACAGTAAACCACTCAAAAGACCATCAATGAAGCTCAAGATTGAGAG AAAGGACTTCACCGATTCCAAAAAGCTCCATCCTAGAAAGCTGAGCATAGAAGGACGGAGAGAAAG TAAGGACTCTACCGACTCCAAGTCAAGCCATCACCTTTTAAAACGACAATCAAGTGAAACTAAATTGGAGAG GAGAGATTCTACTAGCTCAAGGTATGGCAACTCACCTCAGGCCAAGAAATATAGGGAATG CAAGAGTAAACCAGAGACCCCAAAGACGCCTACAACACCCACAAGCCCCCTCTCTCCGTCGCTTAGCTCCAGTGTGGGTCCTTTATCTCCTCGTCTGCAAACCGGGGATTCCATCAGGGACAAATGCATTGAAATGCTGACTGCTGCCCTACGTACAGATG ATGACTTTAAAGACTATGGGGCAAACTGTGAGGGCATGGCAGCGGAAATAGAGGATCATATC TACCAGGAGATAAAAGCCACAGACATGAAATACAAGAACAGAGTCCGCAGCCGCATAAGTAACCTGAAGGATCCTAAAAATCCCAATCTGCGTAAAAATGTCTTAGCTGGAGCCATCGAGTTGAGCCGCATCGCCACCATGACTGCTGAG GAAATGGCTAGTGATGAACTGAAACAGTTAAGGAACGTGTTGACCCAGGAGGCCATTCGAGAACATCAGATGGCAAAGACTGGAGGAACCACAACTGACCTGCTGCAGTGTGGCAAGTGCAGGAAGAAAAACTGCACCTACAACCAG GTGCAAACCCGGAGTGCTGATGAACCAATGACCACATTTGTGTTGTGCAATGAATGTGGTAATCGCTGGAAG ttcTGTTAA
- the tcea3 gene encoding transcription elongation factor A protein 3 isoform X42 translates to MTREEDLLRIAKKLDKMVSRNNMDGALDLLRELKNFNMTLKLLQDTRIGMSVNGIRKHCTDEDVVNLAKILIKNWKKLLESAQNQKSEKTNENGSHPSKPSGSPNRTSPERDSRKDFTDSKKLHPRKLSIEGRRESKDSTDSKSSHHLLKRQSSETKLERRDSTSSRYGNSPQAKKYRECKSKPETPKTPTTPTSPLSPSLSSSVGPLSPRLQTGDSIRDKCIEMLTAALRTDDDFKDYGANCEGMAAEIEDHIYQEIKATDMKYKNRVRSRISNLKDPKNPNLRKNVLAGAIELSRIATMTAEEMASDELKQLRNVLTQEAIREHQMAKTGGTTTDLLQCGKCRKKNCTYNQVQTRSADEPMTTFVLCNECGNRWKFC, encoded by the exons ATGACGCGAGAGGAGGACCTGTTGCGGATTGCTAAAAAACTAGACAAGATGGTGTCTAGAAATAACATG GACGGAGCTCTAGATCTTCTGAGAGAATTGAAAAATTTCAACATGACACTGAAGCTTCTTCAG GATACAAGAATTGGCATGTCTGTCAACGGAATAAGAAAACATTGCACAGATGAGGATGTTGTCAACTTGGCAAAGATTCTTATCAAAAACTGGAAGAAGCTTTTAG AATCAGCTCAAAACCAAAAGTCTGAGAAGACAAATGAGAATGGCAGTCATCCAAGCAAGCCATCAGGGTCACCCAACAGGACTTCTCCTGAGAGAGACTCCAG AAAGGACTTCACCGATTCCAAAAAGCTCCATCCTAGAAAGCTGAGCATAGAAGGACGGAGAGAAAG TAAGGACTCTACCGACTCCAAGTCAAGCCATCACCTTTTAAAACGACAATCAAGTGAAACTAAATTGGAGAG GAGAGATTCTACTAGCTCAAGGTATGGCAACTCACCTCAGGCCAAGAAATATAGGGAATG CAAGAGTAAACCAGAGACCCCAAAGACGCCTACAACACCCACAAGCCCCCTCTCTCCGTCGCTTAGCTCCAGTGTGGGTCCTTTATCTCCTCGTCTGCAAACCGGGGATTCCATCAGGGACAAATGCATTGAAATGCTGACTGCTGCCCTACGTACAGATG ATGACTTTAAAGACTATGGGGCAAACTGTGAGGGCATGGCAGCGGAAATAGAGGATCATATC TACCAGGAGATAAAAGCCACAGACATGAAATACAAGAACAGAGTCCGCAGCCGCATAAGTAACCTGAAGGATCCTAAAAATCCCAATCTGCGTAAAAATGTCTTAGCTGGAGCCATCGAGTTGAGCCGCATCGCCACCATGACTGCTGAG GAAATGGCTAGTGATGAACTGAAACAGTTAAGGAACGTGTTGACCCAGGAGGCCATTCGAGAACATCAGATGGCAAAGACTGGAGGAACCACAACTGACCTGCTGCAGTGTGGCAAGTGCAGGAAGAAAAACTGCACCTACAACCAG GTGCAAACCCGGAGTGCTGATGAACCAATGACCACATTTGTGTTGTGCAATGAATGTGGTAATCGCTGGAAG ttcTGTTAA
- the tcea3 gene encoding transcription elongation factor A protein 3 isoform X7: MTREEDLLRIAKKLDKMVSRNNMDGALDLLRELKNFNMTLKLLQDTRIGMSVNGIRKHCTDEDVVNLAKILIKNWKKLLESAQNQKSEKTNENGSHPSKPSGSPNRTSPERDSSTTKCPTRKDAPVDFFPPASIIYHHPLRRSSVDVKKERKDTLGSLQSLPLQSHPPKRPFIDGKKERKDAHELLFPLHHHPHPPLPPPPIPIPKRSSEVKKERKDPSETLPPPAPVLSLPPPPKRPSLEEPKERAKKEIDPNAPLPPLPFHLHPPQKREMKKERKETAAPSAPLPPVPLHLQPPTPTKRPSLDTNKDKEKERKDTSDPKRRTSEHNEKDRKDTRHSKPLKRPSMKLKIERKDFTDSKKLHPRKLSIEGRRESKDSTDSKSSHHLLKRQSSETKLERRDSTSSRYGNSPQAKKYRECKSKPETPKTPTTPTSPLSPSLSSSVGPLSPRLQTGDSIRDKCIEMLTAALRTDDDFKDYGANCEGMAAEIEDHIYQEIKATDMKYKNRVRSRISNLKDPKNPNLRKNVLAGAIELSRIATMTAEEMASDELKQLRNVLTQEAIREHQMAKTGGTTTDLLQCGKCRKKNCTYNQVQTRSADEPMTTFVLCNECGNRWKFC; this comes from the exons ATGACGCGAGAGGAGGACCTGTTGCGGATTGCTAAAAAACTAGACAAGATGGTGTCTAGAAATAACATG GACGGAGCTCTAGATCTTCTGAGAGAATTGAAAAATTTCAACATGACACTGAAGCTTCTTCAG GATACAAGAATTGGCATGTCTGTCAACGGAATAAGAAAACATTGCACAGATGAGGATGTTGTCAACTTGGCAAAGATTCTTATCAAAAACTGGAAGAAGCTTTTAG AATCAGCTCAAAACCAAAAGTCTGAGAAGACAAATGAGAATGGCAGTCATCCAAGCAAGCCATCAGGGTCACCCAACAGGACTTCTCCTGAGAGAGACTCCAG CACAACAAAATGTCCAACAAG GAAAGATGCTCCCGTTGATTTTTTCCCTCCTGCTTCGATCATTTATCACCATCCTCTAAGACGCTCATCAGTAGATGTAAAGAAAGAGAG AAAAGACACTCTGGGTTCTTTACAGTCTCTTCCTCTTCAGTCTCATCCCCCTAAGCGTCCCTTCATagatggaaagaaagaaag GAAAGACGCACATGAACTTCTTTTTCCTCTTCATCATCACCCTCATCCTccacttcctcctcctcctaTTCCTATCCCTAAGCGCTCATCAGAAGTGAAGAAAGAAAG GAAAGATCCTTCTGAAACTTTACCTCCTCCTGCTCCTGTCctttctcttcctcctcctcccaaACGTCCATCACTAGAGGAGCCCAAAGAAAG GGCAAAGAAAGAAATTGATCCGAATGCCCCTCTTCCTCCTTTACCTTTTCATCTACATCCTCCTCAGAAACGAGAGATGAAGAAAGAAAG AAAAGAAACAGCGGCTCCCAGTGCTCCTCTCCCTCCTGTTCCTCTTCATCTTCAACCTCCTACACCTACAAAACGTCCCTCATTAGACACAaataaagacaaagagaaagaaag AAAAGACACATCAGACCCGAAGCGACGGACGTCTGAACACAATGAGAAAGATAG aaaagaCACAAGACACAGTAAACCACTCAAAAGACCATCAATGAAGCTCAAGATTGAGAG AAAGGACTTCACCGATTCCAAAAAGCTCCATCCTAGAAAGCTGAGCATAGAAGGACGGAGAGAAAG TAAGGACTCTACCGACTCCAAGTCAAGCCATCACCTTTTAAAACGACAATCAAGTGAAACTAAATTGGAGAG GAGAGATTCTACTAGCTCAAGGTATGGCAACTCACCTCAGGCCAAGAAATATAGGGAATG CAAGAGTAAACCAGAGACCCCAAAGACGCCTACAACACCCACAAGCCCCCTCTCTCCGTCGCTTAGCTCCAGTGTGGGTCCTTTATCTCCTCGTCTGCAAACCGGGGATTCCATCAGGGACAAATGCATTGAAATGCTGACTGCTGCCCTACGTACAGATG ATGACTTTAAAGACTATGGGGCAAACTGTGAGGGCATGGCAGCGGAAATAGAGGATCATATC TACCAGGAGATAAAAGCCACAGACATGAAATACAAGAACAGAGTCCGCAGCCGCATAAGTAACCTGAAGGATCCTAAAAATCCCAATCTGCGTAAAAATGTCTTAGCTGGAGCCATCGAGTTGAGCCGCATCGCCACCATGACTGCTGAG GAAATGGCTAGTGATGAACTGAAACAGTTAAGGAACGTGTTGACCCAGGAGGCCATTCGAGAACATCAGATGGCAAAGACTGGAGGAACCACAACTGACCTGCTGCAGTGTGGCAAGTGCAGGAAGAAAAACTGCACCTACAACCAG GTGCAAACCCGGAGTGCTGATGAACCAATGACCACATTTGTGTTGTGCAATGAATGTGGTAATCGCTGGAAG ttcTGTTAA
- the tcea3 gene encoding transcription elongation factor A protein 3 isoform X43 — protein MTREEDLLRIAKKLDKMVSRNNMDGALDLLRELKNFNMTLKLLQDTRIGMSVNGIRKHCTDEDVVNLAKILIKNWKKLLESAQNQKSEKTNENGSHPSKPSGSPNRTSPERDSRKDFTDSKKLHPRKLSIEGRRESKDSTDSKSSHHLLKRQSSETKLERRDSTSSSKSKPETPKTPTTPTSPLSPSLSSSVGPLSPRLQTGDSIRDKCIEMLTAALRTDDDFKDYGANCEGMAAEIEDHIYQEIKATDMKYKNRVRSRISNLKDPKNPNLRKNVLAGAIELSRIATMTAEEMASDELKQLRNVLTQEAIREHQMAKTGGTTTDLLQCGKCRKKNCTYNQVQTRSADEPMTTFVLCNECGNRWKFC, from the exons ATGACGCGAGAGGAGGACCTGTTGCGGATTGCTAAAAAACTAGACAAGATGGTGTCTAGAAATAACATG GACGGAGCTCTAGATCTTCTGAGAGAATTGAAAAATTTCAACATGACACTGAAGCTTCTTCAG GATACAAGAATTGGCATGTCTGTCAACGGAATAAGAAAACATTGCACAGATGAGGATGTTGTCAACTTGGCAAAGATTCTTATCAAAAACTGGAAGAAGCTTTTAG AATCAGCTCAAAACCAAAAGTCTGAGAAGACAAATGAGAATGGCAGTCATCCAAGCAAGCCATCAGGGTCACCCAACAGGACTTCTCCTGAGAGAGACTCCAG AAAGGACTTCACCGATTCCAAAAAGCTCCATCCTAGAAAGCTGAGCATAGAAGGACGGAGAGAAAG TAAGGACTCTACCGACTCCAAGTCAAGCCATCACCTTTTAAAACGACAATCAAGTGAAACTAAATTGGAGAG GAGAGATTCTACTAGCTCAAG CAAGAGTAAACCAGAGACCCCAAAGACGCCTACAACACCCACAAGCCCCCTCTCTCCGTCGCTTAGCTCCAGTGTGGGTCCTTTATCTCCTCGTCTGCAAACCGGGGATTCCATCAGGGACAAATGCATTGAAATGCTGACTGCTGCCCTACGTACAGATG ATGACTTTAAAGACTATGGGGCAAACTGTGAGGGCATGGCAGCGGAAATAGAGGATCATATC TACCAGGAGATAAAAGCCACAGACATGAAATACAAGAACAGAGTCCGCAGCCGCATAAGTAACCTGAAGGATCCTAAAAATCCCAATCTGCGTAAAAATGTCTTAGCTGGAGCCATCGAGTTGAGCCGCATCGCCACCATGACTGCTGAG GAAATGGCTAGTGATGAACTGAAACAGTTAAGGAACGTGTTGACCCAGGAGGCCATTCGAGAACATCAGATGGCAAAGACTGGAGGAACCACAACTGACCTGCTGCAGTGTGGCAAGTGCAGGAAGAAAAACTGCACCTACAACCAG GTGCAAACCCGGAGTGCTGATGAACCAATGACCACATTTGTGTTGTGCAATGAATGTGGTAATCGCTGGAAG ttcTGTTAA
- the tcea3 gene encoding transcription elongation factor A protein 3 isoform X40 produces the protein MTREEDLLRIAKKLDKMVSRNNMDGALDLLRELKNFNMTLKLLQDTRIGMSVNGIRKHCTDEDVVNLAKILIKNWKKLLESAQNQKSEKTNENGSHPSKPSGSPNRTSPERDSRKDAPVDFFPPASIIYHHPLRRSSVDVKKERKDFTDSKKLHPRKLSIEGRRESKDSTDSKSSHHLLKRQSSETKLERRDSTSSRYGNSPQAKKYRECKSKPETPKTPTTPTSPLSPSLSSSVGPLSPRLQTGDSIRDKCIEMLTAALRTDDDFKDYGANCEGMAAEIEDHIYQEIKATDMKYKNRVRSRISNLKDPKNPNLRKNVLAGAIELSRIATMTAEEMASDELKQLRNVLTQEAIREHQMAKTGGTTTDLLQCGKCRKKNCTYNQVQTRSADEPMTTFVLCNECGNRWKFC, from the exons ATGACGCGAGAGGAGGACCTGTTGCGGATTGCTAAAAAACTAGACAAGATGGTGTCTAGAAATAACATG GACGGAGCTCTAGATCTTCTGAGAGAATTGAAAAATTTCAACATGACACTGAAGCTTCTTCAG GATACAAGAATTGGCATGTCTGTCAACGGAATAAGAAAACATTGCACAGATGAGGATGTTGTCAACTTGGCAAAGATTCTTATCAAAAACTGGAAGAAGCTTTTAG AATCAGCTCAAAACCAAAAGTCTGAGAAGACAAATGAGAATGGCAGTCATCCAAGCAAGCCATCAGGGTCACCCAACAGGACTTCTCCTGAGAGAGACTCCAG GAAAGATGCTCCCGTTGATTTTTTCCCTCCTGCTTCGATCATTTATCACCATCCTCTAAGACGCTCATCAGTAGATGTAAAGAAAGAGAG AAAGGACTTCACCGATTCCAAAAAGCTCCATCCTAGAAAGCTGAGCATAGAAGGACGGAGAGAAAG TAAGGACTCTACCGACTCCAAGTCAAGCCATCACCTTTTAAAACGACAATCAAGTGAAACTAAATTGGAGAG GAGAGATTCTACTAGCTCAAGGTATGGCAACTCACCTCAGGCCAAGAAATATAGGGAATG CAAGAGTAAACCAGAGACCCCAAAGACGCCTACAACACCCACAAGCCCCCTCTCTCCGTCGCTTAGCTCCAGTGTGGGTCCTTTATCTCCTCGTCTGCAAACCGGGGATTCCATCAGGGACAAATGCATTGAAATGCTGACTGCTGCCCTACGTACAGATG ATGACTTTAAAGACTATGGGGCAAACTGTGAGGGCATGGCAGCGGAAATAGAGGATCATATC TACCAGGAGATAAAAGCCACAGACATGAAATACAAGAACAGAGTCCGCAGCCGCATAAGTAACCTGAAGGATCCTAAAAATCCCAATCTGCGTAAAAATGTCTTAGCTGGAGCCATCGAGTTGAGCCGCATCGCCACCATGACTGCTGAG GAAATGGCTAGTGATGAACTGAAACAGTTAAGGAACGTGTTGACCCAGGAGGCCATTCGAGAACATCAGATGGCAAAGACTGGAGGAACCACAACTGACCTGCTGCAGTGTGGCAAGTGCAGGAAGAAAAACTGCACCTACAACCAG GTGCAAACCCGGAGTGCTGATGAACCAATGACCACATTTGTGTTGTGCAATGAATGTGGTAATCGCTGGAAG ttcTGTTAA